In Silene latifolia isolate original U9 population chromosome 6, ASM4854445v1, whole genome shotgun sequence, the genomic window TCCAAAGCTAAATATTCCGATATGTAGACACTAGACATTTACATTGCTACGTGCATGAATCAAGCAGGGAATAAAAAGAAAGGCTTTCAGAACTAGACTACCTCCAAGATGCTTTTGGCTTCTTGATCAAATGCTTTGCAGAGAATTTCGTAATTAACTTCTGCTCCTCTCTGCAAAATAACATCCGATTCGCTAGTAATTACTCTAAACTCCACACGCTGATATTGAACATGAGACATTAGGCAAACAAAGGGATGCATATACCAGTGGATCAACTCTTGACGGTGAGGTAGCTGCTATAGAATACCTGGCACCGCACAAATAGACAGAAAATAAAGCAATTTACCATTCAAATTGATGTAAAATAAAGTTGAATATAAGAAGTGACACAAGAGTAATTGGCAAAATTTGCTTGAATTAGCATGCACAGCAGATTGCTAGGTTAGCATGTGAAATCCAGGCAGAAACAATAATAGAAATCCAACACAGCCACAAAAAGATATGAGAGGATACATGAACTTAGCAATACGTATCTCGGAAAGGCTAAAGCTATTCTATTCTTGACTTCAATAAATTCCCATAAGAACACTTCACTTGGGAACTTATTTCTACTTTCATAAGACCAATTACGTCAAGTTTCATACTAGTGACCTTGAAATCCCTTAATTCACATTTAAAGCAACAAAAAAATGCATATAAACTAACAAAATAGAAGGCCACAAAAGACAGAAAATCAGGATATTTTGCCATAAGTTGGCATGAACCAGCAAATGAACTTGGAGGTACAGAACTGTCATGTATATCACTGTTTATCATGCCTCTAGAACCCAGATGATTTAGCCAAGTATTACACTAATAGGTGAATGTTCCACATAGCACATCAATCATTGCCCCATGTTCTGGGAATTGAAAGAGACTAATACCCCTGTCTGCAATCAGCAAAGGAAATACAAAAACAATTATATAATTGACATAGTCAATTATATGATTAACATAGACAACTTACCCCAATTTACTTGTGTAGAACAACATAGCAGATTGGTTCCTCTTTTGAACAGTAAGAACTGTTGCAGACATGCCACTCTGCACAAGCAAGCagtaaaatgtaaaaattttatAGCTGATCATTATGGTTCAATTGTGAAATGTAAATCTTGGAAAATGAAAAGGAGCTCCAACAGTATGGTTGCATTTTAAAACGGGAATTGATTGTAGTAGGCAACACCAGTTATAGTGGTGGACTAGTGACAATGGCAGGCAAGTAATAGCACCATTTACTAATAACCGCTGCACAATCATCAATTATTagtcatttttttaaaaatactCGTATCGTCCTTTGGCAAAAGTAACCTAGAAACTTTATTCCCAAAACTACTTTTAACTGTAGTAATAACGCTATTATGTATGTGTGAAAAAGTCCTATTATGCGGATGATCTACGAATCAACCTATTGGCAGTGACCATACACGATACATTCTTATTATTCCATGCATATTCTTGTAATTAATTTCTATACCAATCATATACAAAATATAAACTTTACAAAGATAGAAATTGAAACCTTTTGAGCAATAAGCTCAAGAAGTTGCATCAATAACCTTCCAAGACCCTTCCCCTGTATTTCTGGCTCAAGTTGCAATTCATACAGATAAAGCACTGGTAAATCTTCTTCCAATACAAAACGGTAGTGCACAAACCCAACAATATCACCCTTTTCATCACTCATAAATCTATCTGGTTCGCAGCTGCCTGAAGATAGAGCTTTGTATACAAATATATAGCGTGCTTCAGGGGAATTGATTTCTCTGTATTTCACCTTTTCTTCAGTAGGCCACTCCATTCCATAATGTCTCTTCATATTCACCTGTAAATGTAAATAATATGCATGAGGGGTACTTCAATGTCAACCCATGGTTGAAACGTAACACTCTTACAGGGTTATGGAGTATCTAACCTACCTATAACGCTCGCTTAAGCATCACTTGCCTAGCAACAATCCTCATAGATGAGTTGTTAGAGCAGcgaaagaaagaaaggaaaaggCAAAGGGAATTACAGGTTATATGTGTGTAAATAACGGGAATATCCAGGATATCAAGCGCACATATGTACTCTTATATAGATACCTCCAGTAATTTCTTAACATACTGCTTCAGAGTTCTTGATAACTTGGTCCCGAGTCCAGCCTCCAGGTGGAAACAAAGACCTTATATATCAGCAGAATATAAAATCAGCGAACATTATACATAatcacaaacacacacacacacacacattcaTCGACTTTCGGTTTTTTAGTTATTTGCTCAAGCTAACACTATGAACGAGTATAAAAGACTACTGAACTCATGCCTACAGTCCTACGACAGTAAGAAACGAAATTCCCCAATGTCAAACTCCTGGATGAGCAGAACTCAGGCCCATCTTGTAACACATTGGTTAAGAGCATAGACATCCATCCACCTTTCATAGAAGTGCTAAACGTCCGTTCCTCCCAGCAGATCAACTCTACTAAACTTAATATTTCTATCCGAAAAACGCAAATATCCATCAGACCATCACAAGTCAATTGCACACAAAGCACCACTTTTCATATTTCTTTTCACTCATAAGCAGTGGAAGGGTGAGGGGGTTACCAAGGTTGCTAGCCCCTTTTGCCAAAAAAAATATTACTCGTATTCTACTAATTCGCCCCATCAGCCTAAAACAACCAATTTACACTTTCCCCTTAACTTCAAATCCTTGCTCCAACGAAACTGAACCATGGAAAAATAGAGATTTTTAGTTAAAAAGTCCGAACCTTTTTCTATAGTACTTTATTCTAATAGTAATCCCACTCCCACAAACCTTAACTCCACTGTTCCACCGGTCTTAAGCAGTACGCCGCAACTACTAACTAAGCCAAACACTAACCCGACCCGCATCATTTTCTAAGAAGCTTCATTTCTACATCATCACACAATAATGCATGAATCAGCAGCACCACATCAACCATTtcttttttttacaaaatttaaGAAATTGAACCGCATACAAAAAAGGTGTGAGGTATAGgtttggaatgagccaaacccataccaagtgtttgtttcaCAACTTCaagggtttcatacccatacctcaaacccatgaggtatgggtttctcatacccaaagAGGGgtgtgggtatgagattgatacccatgggtatcaaactaaaatgaacaaaaataagaaaaaataaATTATAGAATATTGTAAATACAAATTTTTATATACTTATTTGATTAAataatcattttcatgattttataatactaaaaattattatttaaatattttaatttatgcattttaattagtttaaaaCCCATACCAGTCAAAATTGAAACAAATGCAAGGTATGGggaatcaagttccaaacccataccacccgggtatgattcctcattccaaactcatacccGTGCACGAAACAAACGCCCCCGAGTGCTATTATGACACATTGAAATTGAACTGCACAAAAAAGAGTAGATACCTTGTAAATTACGACGGCGAAACTCCGGAAACAAATCAAGCGGATCATTAACAGCAGAAGCAGCTTTAATCAGTCGATCTACAACCTTCTTTCTCTCTACTATCTATCATCATTCAACAATACATCTTCAATTTACTATAGCCAActcaaatttcagaaaaataaaaaaaaattaatagaaAATGATAATAGCTCACCTCTTTCCTCTTCAACGTTCGTTTCTTTGTTGAATTATCGTCTACGTCCTCTTTCTCCATAGCCACTTATCGAATGTTGAATCAATTAGTGTTTGGTTTGAATTCGCAGCAACAAAAAAACCTAATTTTGATTTCTGGAGAAATGCGTAAGCCCTAAAATTACAGTTTTTGTAATCGAGGAGGAAATGCGACCAATGTTGCGACGGGCGCCAAAACAGAAAAAAACTACTGATGTTAGATACTAGTCACTCCTAGGCCATGTTCTTTCTGACTTATTTTTTTCAATTCGATTCGATTAATTCAATTTTTTATTGATTTGATTAATTTCGATTCGATTTAGTTCATTCCATTcgatttgattgattgattcagctccattgattgattgattgattgactcATTCGATTCGATTAATTTTCATTTCGATTTAATTAACTCCATTAAATTCAAATTTCATTTAAACTTTACTAATTTaaataatagttattattaattttgttaacaataatactatttttttaatattaatattatttatttattattattattattattattattataattaatagtattgttaataatttatttatttatttattattattattattatattattattattatgatgatgatgatgatgatgatgatgatgatgaatattattattaaaatgaataataatgttattaatgttaatgttaatgtcgttgttgttgttgttgttgatattattattattattattattattattattattattgtcgttgttattataataattattggtattattattaaaattcataacatttattggtattattattaaaattcataacatttattattaatattattaatgagGCACACCGAACCGACTTGACTCACTTGCCAACACGGGGTCttacaagtcaacacgcttgccaacatggttacaaattcgcttggtaccctacgaatcataaatcgttaaaagcgaattctatcaagttgattactgaaaatacatgtaacacattttctataagcgaatcgcgaatcggtaaggcgtattcatagcgaatatggtaaccgtGCTTGCCAaaccatcatttgaggtacacataaaACCTATAAATATCTCACTATtcaccaatcaatggtaaaaacttctcaccaacaacttcatctctctagaagtaagactactcgagctactacAAGAGGGCACAGAGAtcttagcttcaagcaaggtcccgACTATCCACCTTTACCGTAAGGCATCGAGGAGAAGGACCTTTTGCATACCCTCCGAGGCCtttgttacgcgtgaaagatccatcCGAAGAGAGCAAGCATAGACTCGAGATGCCATATGAGAGTAGGGCGTTGACTCGACCTGaattcgagcaacgcttacttgagtgtttttattctaaacaattattttactaatatcattattaatatgaccttattatttattattgttattaattaaaaatattattagtagaaaaatactattttttcattattataatttatgattattcatatataatattataatttttttcttataaatattaattttagtattactattatactatgaatattaatatattatagttgataataacaataatattgaatactattattattattattattaatatgattatCTCGATTCAATTTCAAACTCAATTCGACTTTATTATTCGATTCGATTTGATTATTTCActtatttgattgattgattgattgattcctccattcgattgattgattgattcactccattcgattcgattcagctcgATTCGATTATTCAGctccattcgattgattcgattcggctctaaaaagccagaaagaacagggccttagttaGTCTTGCTTAAAACTAGCGAGGTCAATCTCACTCGCATCCGCTAAATATTCATCAACCTGATTTAATTGGGCGGATGAAAACTCGaaataaatggatgatggatgaaaTAAATGGATGACGGATGGATGATGGATGAAGCTAAATATAACCCGTCATCCATCCGCCACCCGATATTCttcatttttcaaaaaaaaaaaaaatacatatttaTATAAATCTTAAGCTACCCAATACTAATCTACTTATTTTTTATATGTTCAAGCAAACATAAGTTACAAGATTTTTAAAGCACTTGGTCTAATGCTAATTTACCTTACATATTTTTGGGTGAAATAAAATTCAATACTTTTTTTGGCTTACAAATATAATTAAATCATCACCCATATacacccgatccacccgtttcatccgCGGATGATGGATGGACGGGTGATGAATGATAAGTTTCGCGGATGATAGATGGGTTGGATGAGGTTTTTAATGTGATGGATGGATGCGGGTGAGCCTGATCGGGCCCCAAtccgatccattgacatccctacttAAAACCGTAACTTATGGTCTctcacaagttttttttttttgttttcacctcaattttacacaaattcttgtttgtgacggcacatatccgtcactcttgagtgacggataccattttacctcacaaagtacccactttttctctttcTGCAATACTATTCATGTGgccccctttctccactaacccattttgttaccattttatctcacaaaatatccgccacaaatggtaacccgtcacaagggagaccaattgtcaATTTTAATGGCTATGAAAATCGTCTTAaattagagcatctccaatggttaagcAAAAGGATTTGCTTTCAAATAAAAAAGTTTTTAAGCTATTTGCTTAAACATTGGATCACTTTACATGTACTAGCTTAAATtgagctagtagctcaaatgggcctataagaaaaaatctaccaactaaaacaataattaaatatttttattttttattttctaggtaaaataagtaaatatattaattaaaaggGTGTTGTGGAAGGTAGTTGACATATGGTCCATTTAAGCAACAACACTAAGCTAGTAGTTTACCATTGTAATAGTTTGTAGCTTAAAAATATTCTACTAGTTTGAAAATCTtatgtggcaaaggtaagctagtagcaactagcttaccattggagatgctcttacaGACTTGAACAAGAATCCGTACAATATTAATTCCAATCATTTTTGTATGTTTAATAGATATCTCTCACAAATAAACAATTGTGACGATGGAAATAGTTGGCACAAataatttttttgtgttttttgttttataagtaagaaaactagattgatcaTCTAAGATAGATCAacatatctcatcctttcgaatgagtgagGTAAGTTGAAGGAGATGGAcgtgaatgtccaatagaagccgtAAAGTCGGCAACTTTGTTGGCTTCACAAAAACAAtctttaattatcacttcatcaaaAAATGAagatctaatttcacatccttaataatactagaaatttcccaaggacTAAAATTctttcttttaaagcgagagttAATAACACATATTTTTGTGTGTTGTTACAGCAGCAGTTCACTTGTATCCGTTATTTGGATGATGACGAAACGCATAACTAAAACCCTTTCACGGAGTGCATtggatgaattcattgcgtaaaTCTTTGGACCAAAACTTTTAAACAACGTATATGAGGTAACTAACGTTTTAAATAGGGTGCCAAATGAGAAACTATATGGATACCATCTTTGATTGTAGGACTTGTATCACTCAAAAGCTGCATTTTGTTACAGAATAAATATTGGACAAGACTTGGATCACTCACAAAATCTTGTTTAAGACCAAGGTATCCGTCTCTGTCTTAACGGTAAAACGGATGTAACAAATAGGCAAGAGAAAGATCACTAGCTTCCAACAAATCATTATGAGTATATGATCCAAATTTGGGAGTAATTACACCCTCAGTCCATTGTCCTTCCATCTTACTGTGCCAAATTGTCACTTAAAATAACCGAACACCATCAATCAATATAGTTCGATGCTATGGCAAAAGAATAAGATGGACAGATAGCTAACGGGAGTACGGGACAACGTTGAAAACTTGATAGCATTAAAATTGTTCTTATGACTTCTTCTACCCCATAAAAGATCACGATGAAGCTGTGAAGAGTGAACTCTTTAGCTCATTGGAGTAACAATGCACACTCGTGTTGCCAAATCCATTTGCATAAAATGTGGCATGAGACCGTCCCACAGGAATGCTTTTCAGCTGCAGGCCTGCAATCAAGCTGAAGAACATCTCAAACTGAACACACAATCACACGGCACCAGTGTATTCTGAATTTAGCAGGGACTGCACAGCTTAAACACTTAACTTTTGAGGGTTGGGTCATTAATTCTGAATTTAGCAGGGACTGCACAGCAAAAAATCGGACCAACATCAAGTGTTCACTGAACACATCATCATCTATAAATTGACACGGTGAGATCAAATAATTCTTCGTTACATGACTTTATCCTACGCCCTATTAAACTAGAGAACAAAAATTGCAAGTGTTAGATTTCCCGTAACTGAAAATGCAAAATCTACAGAAAAAAGGGTATGTTATAGATGGGGCAGTACAATAACGTTATGTAGCCTAAAGCCCTAAACCATTATTCCACTCTCACAAAAACTTACAAAGTACTCCGTATCTCACCCATCTCATACAACGAGGCTACTGAAGAAATCACAATGCTTTGGGAGTAACACCATTGTTCCATAACGGGGAAATACTGTCTCCCATTTATAATCAGAAATCACATTGCTTTGTGACAAATGATTAGCTAGTTATACCATTCCTATTATACCAAATACCTTCATTACTATCCATAAATCATCCTAATCACCATCATATACAATAGCATTTAAAATGTCAGATCAAATCCGCCATTATATCATGCAGAATTGCTGATCCAACCATCCATAAGAATACTACAATGTCCTACCGATATCAGCAACGTTCATTCATCTACTCCTTCCTTCCTCATAAATAAATGAATACCCAAATCTGCTAGCCTAATTAGTAAAATCTCTTAATACAAACACTCAAAAAGACACATCAAATAACAATCACTTCCCGTATTATGCACctcattttaaaaaaattgttaacTTCTTGCACCGTACCTCAATCCTTCATACACAATGGCATCATAAGAGGACACCTATACAAAGGCAAATATGAACTTTTGTTgccaaaatcaacctcttttttCTAAGTTCCCCTACTACATCACTAGTTTCATCACCCGAAAACATTCAACCAAAGTTTGAATCCCATAATTTCGAATCACTCTACCCTACAGTATACAAAATTCACAATTTTATAATCCTTAAACGCTAAATTTTGAAAGCTGGGGTTCACTCCATGATCATGTAATACAATACAGCAAAAAACCTAACTAACATCAAGCGTTCATTGAACACATAGCTAAAGGATTAAATTTGTACAGAAGTTAGATTTCGACAGCTACAAATCCAAAATCTACTAGAAAAAAATAGATGGGGCTGTGCCATACTGCCGTGACATTATACAAGAGTCCCGAAAAATTCTCCAGTGAGATCAGACTTCAATACGCTAAATCATTATTACACCCCCACAAAAACTTTCAAAAGTATTGTATATGATAAGGTCTCACCTATTTGGCTCGAATTCAATTAAACCCATCTTGTACAAACTAGGCATTCTATAACGAGAAAATACTCAGTTAATCACCTATGTTCAGAAAACACACAACTTCAATCTAAGGTTCATAATACCACTAGGACCCAATTACATTGCTTTGTGACAAATGATTAGCTAATTACACCATTCCTATCATACCAAATTACTCCTAACTATTCATAATTCATCCTAAAAACTATTATACACAAGACGCTGAATTGAAGGCCCAACCATCCACAAGAATACTACAATATCCAATCGATCTCAGCAACATTCATTCATCTATTCATATACTCCCTCTTTCCTCATAAACAAACGAATATCCGAACTTGCTAGCATAATAACATTGATTAATACAAAAACTTAGCAGGAGTACATGGCAGAACAATCTCATCAATTATTATGCACCTCATTTTACAAAAGTTTGTTATCACCATACGACAATTTCACATTCGACCAACTGATCACCTACGGAGTAAATAGCATCCTAATACACACTCACATAGCAAGAGGACACCTACATCACCTTTTTTTCTAAGTAATCCAACTTCATTTCTAATATTCATCACCTATAAATATCTATCTATGTTTCAAAGCCATAGCATCGAATCATCGATTAAGTCTACAACCCTACTGTTCTTACAAAAATCACAATTTCCTTGAAAAAAATTCAGCTCACATCATAACAAACGAGGTCTTAACACAGTTGTTAAGACGAAATTATTAATATTTTCGACAATGAGTTGGAGGTTCAAACTCCCTCCCTTTGAATTGTACTGCCATTATAACCAACCATGTCTTAATACAATTGTTAAGACTAAACTATTATGGACGATAAGTTGGAGGTTCAAATTCCCGACCCTTCAACGAGATCTGAACCCAGTTGTTCAGACGAAATTATTAATATTTTCGACAATGAGTTGGAGGTTCAAACTCCCTCCCTTTGAATTGTACTGCCATTATAACCAACCATGTCTTAATACAATTGCTAAGACTAAACTATTATGGACGATAAGTTGGAGTTTCAAATTCCCGACCCTTCAACGAGATCTTAACACAGTTGTTCAGACGAAATTATTAATATTTTCGACAATGAGTTGGGGCTTCAAATTCCCTCCCTTTGAATTGTACTGCCATTATAACCAACGATGTCTTTAACACAATTGCTAAGACTAAATTATTTTGGACGATAAGTTGGATGTTCAAATTCCCGACCCTTCAACGAGTTTTTAACGCTGTTGTTAAGACAAAATTATAATTGATGAAGGTCCACAGGTTCAAAATCCGGTCCCTAGAAGGCTAGAAATATACTGTCATTATAAGCAACCAGGTATCAACACAATTGTTAAAGACGGAATTATTATGGACAATAGGTCACAGGTTCAAATTCCCGGCCCTTCGAATTGTACTGTCCTTATACCTCATTCGATATCGAAACAAAtacacaatcaacaaaacaacaAACATTCTACAAACATAAACTAccaataaataaaacaaaacaaaaagaaaaccttgtaATTGTGAATCCAGTCATTCTAGCACAACAGTAGCACCAAGCTGCTTCAACTTTTCAACAATGGCTTCCCCTTCTTCTTTCGAAACACCTGTCTTAATCACAGACGGAGCTTTCTCAACCAAATCTTTCGCCTCCTTCAACCCTAAACTCGTAAACGTTCTAACTTCTTTAATTATCTTAATCTTCGATGCCGCATCGAATTTCTCCAGCTTTAACTCAAACACCGTCTTCGCTTCCGCCGCCGCCGGAGCAGCATCGGCGGCTTGGGCCGATGGGCCTGACCCGGATGATATGGATGCTGGGCCGGCGGTTTTAAGGCCCATTTTGAGGGAGAAGAGGATGGAGTAGTCATGGAGTTCTACTGCGTTGAGTGAGAGGACTTCGGTTGCGATTCGGTCGAGTTTTccgggtgttgttgttgttgttgttgcggttGTGGTTAATAGACGTTTGATTAGGGTTTTTGGTGGGAATTTGGTGATTATGTGACGCATTTTGTGATTTTGTGAGGCTTGATTTGGGGGAAATGATGAAGATTAGTGATTGATTTGGGTGAATTGGGTTTGATCTAGGGTTTTGGTTCTGCAGTGGATGGGGAAAATTGAGAAATGAAGCTCCAATTTTCACTTCAATTGGGCCAACAATTTTGTATCAGTATCACACTGCCCATTTAAGCCTTCTTCTTTTGAACTGAATCCGTTTAAACTGAATTTAGTATGTGTTTGGCCTAGcttgtaaaagtgtttttggactCAAAAACACTTTTTTGCCAAACACATCATTTCTAAAACTCAAACAAAAAATTACCAAAagctaaaaatccatatttttgctCATAGAAATGGAAGCATCAATTTGTTGCTTCTGCTTTTAAAAAatacttttgaaaaattaagcttGATAAACAAACACTCATTTTTGAGAATCGAGGCCAAACATGCTCTTAACTAAATTTAatagagctgaattgaactgaaaaatctgaattgaactgaacagAAGTAAGGAGTTAATTTATGAAGAGAAAAACCGAAATGAACTAAATTGAACTGAATAaagttgaactaaactaaactaaatagagctgaactgaactaaaatgATCTGGAattaaatccaaaagaacagagccttaAACATTCAACCCAATTTATAAGAATATACCTTTACATAGCCGGTAGTCCGGTACATTTGCGGGTTTGGATTGACACGTTTTAATCCGTCTAAGTAATTTGATTGACACGAATACAATAGATCGTCACAACAGTTAAATAGGTAGGATTAGTATGACCTAGATGGCTAGATCTGGCAAAAATAACACATTTATTTTAATTGGGCTGAATTTTGGTTAGGCCTACTTGTTTAACTCATTTGACTTGTATGACATGTTATCGTATATGGGACTACACCAAGCTAAACAAAAGATAAAAAATAAATGTTGACATTTTTACTATGACCATTGCATAACATTTTAAAAAGAAATGGATTTTAATATTGTGTCAGATTTTGATTCAAAAAATTTTAAATGTATACTTTTGATTAAGTCATCTATGATGGAAAAGTCGCTGAACAAATCATTTGGGTTAAATAAGTTAGACAAGTTGAGTTCGATGAAAATGAGTTGTATTTACGGTCAGCGGTTTAGGTTCAAATTAGTGataaactagtttagatcccgcgcaatgaatgcgcggtatttatagagttactaatatagaccccgtgcaatatatgcatggtatttatagagttttactttctagtgtattatttatagaatttaaattgaaaattcacttttttttcatttttctccttTATGTATTTTGATTGGAGAAAGAAATTgatgggcatattctgcaccgttgaccaagtcaacatattgaacaaag contains:
- the LOC141586211 gene encoding uncharacterized protein LOC141586211, translating into MRHIITKFPPKTLIKRLLTTTATTTTTTPGKLDRIATEVLSLNAVELHDYSILFSLKMGLKTAGPASISSGSGPSAQAADAAPAAAEAKTVFELKLEKFDAASKIKIIKEVRTFTSLGLKEAKDLVEKAPSVIKTGVSKEEGEAIVEKLKQLGATVVLE